The stretch of DNA GCCAGTAGTTTCTTCATTGCGTACTGTTGTTCTTTTTCCCCAAAATCCCCGAGCCATGAAATTATCTCCCTTATGACGCTACAATTGATAAAGAGCTCATCGTCGAGCGCGTCAGCGAGACCAATTAGCTCAGCCACGAGATCTCGTGAGGGTTTCCCATTGATTCGAAGACCCTGAAAGAACTTTCCAATGGCCAAACGAGTCATCTTGTGATGAGATGCCCAGCAAATATGCCTGAGCACCCTCACGCACGTCGTCAAGAGTCCCTGCCTATCCACATCCCACGCTTCAATGATATTTGGCACTCCAATTAGGATATTCAGGATATTATTGTCAATCATTATCTTGCAAACATTCACACGAACTGTCGGCTCCTGCAGGAGACTCTTCAGATTGTCAATGAGAGCATGTAGAGCGGTAACGTCTATGCAGAAATCCTCTGATGCAATCTCAAAAGAttcactttcaattttccGCATAAAATGCTTCGTTTTCAACAGCAACACTATGGATTCGTGATAGTGCTGCATGACTGTTGTTAGTTCAATTTGTCTAGTTTCCGGACTTGCCTTCAGTAGGACAATCACcattaaattgaaacatttcagAGCCACCAGACGAAGATCTGCCTCACATTCCCACGACGAAATGAGACTTACGATGACCTTCACTGTGGCAGGACATACGGCACGTTGAGCATTCACTTGGGAGCCCCCAATTATTCCACCCAAGATATTCAGGGAGTCACTAGTGAGGGTGCCATCCTCGAAACAACCATAGATAAAAGGGATGATTTCCGAATTGAGCTGCGTATTTGGATGGTGAGAGATCTCGTAGAGATCTGTGTTAACAAAGTGCCTCCACGTGAGGTAAGGGTCAAAGATGACTTCAACAAAGCCACTGAAGGTTTTTACGAGTGTCCGGATACATTTGGGAAGGCTACTACTTCTCTCTGTGGCACTTTTGAGCACACCCGTCACAATTTCCACCCCTACTGGCACAAAATTGGATTTCGCTACGGGGGCAATATTGTCAAAGTGCCGACAAATTATGGTCAAGCACTCAAACAAGAGGGTGGTGTCGGCGATTTCGTCATCCCGCAGAAGTCTCTGTTGAAATTGAGacacaataattaaaaaaagaaaaagtcagCTCTTTGCGAAATATTCCatttacaaaattgaattttctcaccttctCTGCATCACTTTTTGCTATTATCAGGAACTTTTGTATCGCCGGAAGCAATTCTTCTGGCAATCGTCGTATGTGGGGACCCGAATCGGGCTTTATCTGTGACGGCGGGGGCATCTTCTCCAAATCCAGTGGCAATTGCTCCCGCCAAATCCCCACGAATCCTTGCACGAATTGCCGGAAAAACACCTCATCGTTCTGGAATTTTTCCCACAAGGtcagattgaagaaaaatcgttGTGGGGAGACAGATAAATCATTGCAGCTTATCTTTAGCACTGCCGGGAGCTTAATAAAAATCCCCGCGACGACTCACCTTCGTTGTGTACTGGACCCAAAGGTTGTAGATATCCTTTTTTGTGTCCATAGTCCTGGTACATGGTTCACTCACATTCACAACACTCAGGTTTTACGCTAAATTCGCTTCATTTCACGCTATTCTTTCGCTAAAACTGAAtggaaaataaacacaaaaactcccacgaaaaaatattcttcaatcaGCTGATTTTGACGTTTTACCCATcccattaaacattttcatgcttttttgactatctttttgaatttcgcgccctaaatgtagttccaaaagccaccactaTTAAAATGAGACGGTGTAcgtcactgatactgtctccctcacatttttagtttttcgcaattttgtCGCGTTTTTcgccgaatttcccagcgaaattgcatttttttttaccaggaagcgacgccgcgtcgattggcgtcCTCAGttcaaaacactcaaaatccgcgccagaaaaagtcgtacaaaatgattttttttaatccggcGAGTTTCGCacacaaatttttactgaagctcCCCAGGGCCCCCCTAAGCATTTCCCGCGTAGGCCCAAGTtgcaaaaatgagtttttcccggaaaaataaatattttaaaatttttccgcacaactacaaacaaacatttcacgcacacactcaaaaaaaactcacctacacaaaatgccagagtgagaggaaagtatttttcataCACGATAGGGGAGAGTGTTTCAGTTGCGAacggaatgattttttttctgaacttttgttttttttcctccgcCAATCGACGTgacgtcgcttcctggtcacaaaaaacgcaattttCCCGCGATAATTcagcggaaaacgcgagaaaattgcgaaaaacatCTAGTGCGAAAGCTTTTTTATAAGTATATATGTAATACTTTCCAGTAAGCTTTCCCCATTTCCAGCATTTCCAGGCGCCAAAAAGCAGTaacttgaaagaaattaaattgcacaCTAGGAAAAATGGGGGTAAAATCGATagattataattatttttagggcAAAAGCTCTCGCGTGGATAGTGAGAATATATTATTGCAATTAGTGGTAATTTTCTCATGCGTCCTGCCGCTGAACTTTAAAGTAGCCAGCGAGCTTTTGGACGGGTGCCAGCAATTTGTAATTAGATATGACACCTGTAGTGGAAAATTAGTGAAAAGGTGCTGAAAAGTCCTGTCCAATTTATTATGTGAACAGGAAGATGTCGATATCCCATTTCCAATTCATTTTCCCTCAACGCCATTCAGGTAATGCCGAACGAGAGGCAGAatccaaatgaatttttaactaTGTTTGGgattttaaattagatttttgtcCGCGCtgctttttaaatttaatttatcatgaAGTCACCATACATTGATTTTAGATATTCTGCTATGATGCAAATCATGCAAATGGATATGTAAGGACAgtaaaacataattaaagctttcacgatttttattgttgttctcatttcattttttttctcataattttgaatttattccttcatttttcacattctcTCCTAGTTATGtatatttaatatatatagcaattaaaaagcaatttttcatcattcaaaACACACACCATTaacagttcttttttttctttgaaatagttcaatataatctttttttttacattttttttttaaattgcctTTCAATTAAAGATCTTTCatcaaagaagtttttttctcattttatatgTAGCTAGActcttaaaattcaatagtAAAGGTTTTccgcagttttttttttcatatttctctttgaaataatttacagtacataatatatttatctaaaaatgcaCGTCATTTGAATAATATCCTTTTTTGTTGTCTTCTCTACATGTTTCTCTGtctattttgaaatttttgtgggtGTTACGTTGGGAAATTTAACAAAGGGGAAATctttctcacattttcttgTATAGGTATATTATTAAGGGGTTGTCTCTTTTAAGCTTCTTCCATGACTTTCTATCTTTCTGATTTCATTTGATGCGTGGGAggtctaaataaaattatacaataCATTTGACTTGTGTGCCTATTTTTGATCGTGATTTCACCTCCCATGTTGAAAAGATTGAGATTGGGATGACAttgaaaattgtagaaaatcatttctaagaattgaaaagaaaaatagagtGTTCCACATTATTCTCTTTGTCTCTTTACAGTTTCTCCAGCTTGATTCATTTATtgaatgatgaagaaaaaactaaagtGGAAGAAGCCAATAAATCGATGATGTGCTTCTCCTTTCACACTCCTTTCCATAACTTTGcctttttcttctattatGTCTGATAATGCTTGAAGGGCAAAGATTAACAATACGCATTTTATTACCCATGCTGAATGAACTCATTAAATATGctaaaaaatgctttaatagagtggtaattttttttaagaaagaagtttttttttaaactaatttacGTTGATTCGTTGTGCAAAGTTTACTTCtcacacgtttttttttaccttttcaatttcttcggAATATAATTTGCATAGGTTTGCAATGATCTTAgttacaatattttctttcttttttattttcttttagaattgaGAGCTTATAATGTTTCAATGCCAATATTATTTACACAATATTTacttgataaaatatttaaaaagaaataaattgaatttccattaaaaaaaaaagctttaaattaggttttcaagttctttttttttgttaacaaaAATACAAGACCATCATAGTAATTTTCACTAATATAATACTTTAGCAATTTATATATAAGAGGGGTTTTAGAAGATACATTTTCGGATAATAAAGTTGTTTTAAGGAAAAGAGGCccaatgagattttttaaaaattgtttaaaaagcttttttgtcAGTTTAACTCGCATTTACAAGAAATCTTGTACGagatattttgttttttgctTCACGctcatctttttttctttaattattatgtataaatataatttagagTGAATGTTGCATGGCATTTTATAACATTGATATTTgctgcgtttttttttcatgtgagaatcaaaagttttgaataataaaagatcTCCTgcttcaaatgaattttcacactttcattttttttggttaaaagtgaaaaaaagcttctcacAAAGCttattttagcttttttaGAGTAAAAATATGTAATGTGTGATGACATGAAAATCttgattcaaattttttttttcataatgtaatcctttcaaaaattttattaatcaatttttcaaacagcCAAATGTGGCTGAATTTTCTGCGCATTCTTTCACGTCCGATGGGATGAGAATCTGCAGAAATGCCTATTTTGCTTCACTTCTTTCCGTAGTGAAACTTGATGTTGTCGAGTCCATGGACCTGTCTCTTCAAACTGCTGCTATCGGCCCAGGTGGAGTTGAGATACTCGTCGTCATCGTCTTGCTCAAGTTtctataaagaaattttcaattaaaacccCAAACTGTGACCTCATTTATGCATTAAAATTCTCcaacaaaaaattacttaTGAACTCCTTCGTATTAGACAAATATATTATGGGAAGGTATGTACATTACATAGCATAAAAATAACCTTGAAATAAAGTGCACaagatgaaattttccttggaCAAACAACTCGTTATAATCAGTAGAAGAAATCTTCACAAGAACTTggcaaaatttccaaaatttgaatgaatctGCAAAGTTTCTTCTAgacatgcaataaaatttattgtcatGAGAATATTGTGTCCAATGGGCAGACACATGAAACAAATCTGTCCTATCCCTTTAATGTACAACCAGCAACTGTGCTGTGCATAATACAATAAATACCATCAGATAGGACAGAAAATGTTTATGGGAGACCaacaaaaattgtattataTTTAGAACACACTTCTGAGAAGCAAAGTAAAAACCCCCAAAATTAGTTTACGAATTACATAccaattatattaaattaattgagtaCATAATTATATGGCATTGATGTCAGAAAGGAAATCGTTTTACGTAGCAGTAGCCACGGGAATCAGTTCATtagaatccaaaaaaaaccttttttaagCATCATTACATAATGGTGCATGTAACTATAGGAAAGGTTATATATAGGTAGTATGTGAATTGAAATACAGGTATATATTGTATGTAAAAATGAATTCcattccaataaaaattgatgcACAATTTCCAGCATGGAAGGGAAAACCATTTGAATAATGAATAAGCCAATTTCAAATGTAAGGCACCATTTGCATATACTATGTAGGTACTCTCTTTCTTGAACTGCGATGAAAGCCATTTATTAAggttttcaataatttaaaagaaaacttggcgTAAGAAAAGGcatggaaattaaaaagaattaaataacaCGCATAAAGACGTATTCatagaaattaataaagtcaGGCCATCAATCATTTTGAGACATGTTTGATAAGCTTTCTAAGATggccaaaaattcaattaaaaatataaaacacacAATAGATAAAAGAATATACTGCTGCTTGATGAtgatttaatagatttttttttaaatacaatctTCTTACCCTTGAATGCTGGCAGAGTTAGAAAGGAGTCCTCCGTCAATACTTTCACGCGACATCTCATCTGCCATCTTAACTTTGAGCTGATGGCCAAATGATGCAATGTCTGTGTTTGAGGATAAGAGTGGTCCGGATGCAGTTAGTGGGGTTGTCCCATTTGGCAGTGATGATGACACACCCTCACCGGCTGTACCGTTCTCCAGGGCAACCCCTTCACCCTCTTCACCTCCTTCTCCTTCTTCACCTTCTTCATCTTCACCGGCCATTCCTTCAGCATTCTTATCCAGCGGAGCTGCCTCCTCGTCTTCATGGTAGATTTTGAAGTAGGCAATTGTGAGGTAAATTACAGAGATGATAAAGGAGGGAATCGGAATGGCCATGCTGTAGATAAGATTCAGTGTATTCTGCCTATAGTCCAGATGCGTGATAACGAGCTTTGGGTCCACCTTTGAGTAGTAACATGTGAAATTTGTTCCGATGCGTTTATATGCTTTTGTCCAAATGGTACAGTTGAGTGCCGGTGGGTATCCACAGCCCTTCACATTGGGGTACAATCGTGCCATTGTGAAGAACCATTCGGATTCATTGCCCTCCTCACCGTGGTCCATGTCAATCACATCCGAATAGTCCACCTCGATGATACCATTGGCCGGATCTATTCCATTCATACCAT from Lutzomyia longipalpis isolate SR_M1_2022 chromosome 1, ASM2433408v1 encodes:
- the LOC129797317 gene encoding protein tipE isoform X1, with protein sequence MADEPGPEERTFKEKLLFYTTAFFILLGTFSLFAFLFLVPFVIDPAFTTIFMQFDPNPAICTTVETIHLRGASNCSWTSCREGCTKDIFECLQISVNYRLMPNNTNFTGMDLATLPDPEPEAQRSHHRRKRAIREYDYADSEEQKVADGMNGIDPANGIIEVDYSDVIDMDHGEEGNESEWFFTMARLYPNVKGCGYPPALNCTIWTKAYKRIGTNFTCYYSKVDPKLVITHLDYRQNTLNLIYSMAIPIPSFIISVIYLTIAYFKIYHEDEEAAPLDKNAEGMAGEDEEGEEGEGGEEGEGVALENGTAGEGVSSSLPNGTTPLTASGPLLSSNTDIASFGHQLKVKMADEMSRESIDGGLLSNSASIQGNLSKTMTTSISTPPGPIAAV